A portion of the Salinigranum marinum genome contains these proteins:
- a CDS encoding universal stress protein — translation MISRVLVPMDESEMAEHALEYALEAHPDAEITVLHIVGEPSAMMGKAVGLALEDDFEEAVEERASQVHERAHEIAQTYEKEITTDVAWGRPAKAIINRAADFDTVVIGSHGGSLADRLFVGNVAEKVFRHSPVPVTVVR, via the coding sequence ATGATTTCCCGCGTTCTTGTCCCGATGGACGAGTCCGAGATGGCTGAACACGCGCTGGAATACGCGCTTGAGGCGCATCCAGATGCGGAAATTACGGTCTTACATATCGTCGGTGAACCCTCAGCGATGATGGGAAAAGCGGTAGGACTTGCACTTGAAGACGATTTTGAGGAGGCAGTGGAGGAGCGCGCATCACAAGTCCATGAACGAGCGCATGAGATAGCGCAAACCTACGAGAAAGAGATAACCACGGACGTTGCGTGGGGGCGTCCAGCGAAAGCAATCATCAATCGAGCAGCTGATTTCGATACTGTTGTGATTGGTAGTCACGGTGGATCGCTTGCGGACCGGTTGTTCGTAGGTAACGTTGCCGAGAAGGTGTTCCGCCACTCACCGGTTCCGGTAACTGTTGTTCGATGA